One stretch of Rosistilla oblonga DNA includes these proteins:
- a CDS encoding Gfo/Idh/MocA family protein, producing the protein MVDKLSDEARQIGSANYYEAVGVTRRDFLQGVVAAGAVSGAGLGAMYFGYDKVTDPVRIGVIGTGDEGSVLIGGCNPDYVTVKAICDIRPYNIHRAFHGDVSSPAAQAARPGLIKQYGYKSEAEARKEVQVYDSSNGGIQAILDDPDIEAIIIALPLFLHAPVAIQAMMRGKHVLTEKLMAHSVAQCKAMARGAQEMTTKGGDPLHLATGHQRHYSVKYDNAINLMRWGMLGQIHHIRAQWHRGNVPGADSWKMPLPGGEAINGTSKRYDKIADQLSSMKRKLDAETDPATAELWAKKIAQWEAWDADKGVDASGHGYEDGSIGDRVRPALEELCRWRLFDRTGGGLMAELGSHQLDAATIFLSSLRNDGKKAHPLSVSAVGGRHIFPHDRDVDDHVYCMFEFPGPEYDPKFGVKYYDRVENYPNPRGEIEGYNTDPAKKVVVTYSTINGNGFGGYGEVVMGTKGTLVLEKEKDVYLYKDSNTSAKVGVKKDGDMAAMDTQASGSMAAPVAQAADSGPVSRGYNEEIEHWAYCIRNPSPENRPRCYPEVAMGDAVIALSTNVAIKNANQGKGGYLQFDPEWFERDSDKTPDGSDVAAEMKALKDWKPV; encoded by the coding sequence ATGGTCGATAAACTATCCGACGAAGCACGCCAAATCGGTAGTGCCAACTATTACGAAGCCGTTGGCGTCACGCGACGCGATTTCCTGCAGGGCGTTGTCGCTGCGGGAGCCGTCAGCGGTGCTGGCCTCGGCGCGATGTACTTCGGTTACGACAAGGTCACCGACCCGGTCCGCATCGGCGTGATCGGAACCGGCGATGAAGGAAGCGTTCTGATCGGCGGCTGCAACCCCGACTACGTGACCGTCAAAGCGATCTGCGACATTCGCCCCTACAACATCCACCGGGCGTTCCATGGCGATGTCAGCAGCCCCGCCGCGCAAGCCGCTCGACCAGGCCTGATCAAGCAATACGGCTACAAGAGCGAAGCCGAAGCGCGCAAGGAAGTCCAGGTTTACGACAGCAGCAACGGTGGCATCCAGGCGATTCTGGACGATCCCGATATCGAAGCGATCATCATCGCGTTGCCGTTGTTCCTGCACGCTCCAGTCGCCATCCAAGCGATGATGCGTGGCAAGCACGTGCTGACCGAAAAACTGATGGCACACAGCGTCGCGCAGTGCAAAGCGATGGCTCGCGGTGCTCAAGAAATGACCACCAAGGGAGGCGATCCGCTTCATCTGGCGACCGGTCACCAACGTCACTACAGCGTCAAATATGACAACGCGATCAACCTGATGCGTTGGGGTATGTTGGGCCAGATCCACCACATCCGCGCTCAATGGCACCGTGGCAACGTCCCGGGTGCCGACAGCTGGAAGATGCCGCTGCCAGGTGGCGAAGCGATCAACGGAACCAGCAAGCGATACGACAAGATCGCCGACCAGTTGAGCAGCATGAAGCGTAAGCTGGATGCCGAGACCGATCCGGCAACCGCGGAACTGTGGGCCAAGAAGATCGCCCAATGGGAAGCGTGGGATGCCGACAAGGGTGTCGACGCATCGGGACACGGATACGAAGACGGTTCGATCGGCGATCGCGTTCGCCCCGCTCTGGAAGAACTTTGCCGCTGGCGTTTGTTCGACCGCACCGGTGGCGGACTGATGGCCGAACTGGGCAGCCACCAGTTGGACGCTGCAACGATCTTCCTCAGCTCGCTGCGGAACGATGGCAAGAAGGCGCACCCGTTGAGCGTTTCCGCTGTCGGTGGTCGTCACATCTTCCCACACGATCGCGACGTCGACGATCACGTCTACTGCATGTTCGAATTCCCCGGCCCAGAATACGATCCGAAGTTCGGCGTCAAATACTATGATCGCGTCGAAAACTACCCCAACCCCAGGGGCGAGATCGAGGGCTACAACACCGATCCCGCCAAGAAGGTTGTCGTTACCTATTCGACGATCAACGGCAACGGTTTCGGCGGTTACGGCGAAGTCGTGATGGGTACTAAGGGAACGTTGGTTCTCGAGAAAGAGAAAGACGTCTACCTGTACAAGGACAGCAACACGTCAGCCAAAGTGGGCGTCAAGAAAGATGGCGACATGGCGGCGATGGACACTCAGGCCAGCGGAAGCATGGCCGCACCGGTGGCTCAAGCTGCCGACAGCGGTCCCGTCAGCCGTGGTTACAACGAAGAGATCGAGCACTGGGCGTATTGCATCCGCAATCCGTCGCCAGAAAATCGCCCGCGTTGCTACCCCGAGGTGGCGATGGGCGATGCGGTGATCGCGTTGTCGACCAACGTTGCGATCAAGAACGCTAACCAAGGCAAGGGCGGTTACCTGCAGTTCGACCCCGAGTGGTTCGAGCGTGACAGCGACAAGACCCCCGATGGCAGCGATGTGGCTGCGGAAATGAAGGCTTTGAAGGACTGGAAGCCCGTCTAG
- a CDS encoding glutamine amidotransferase: MSSWTTQPIFDSLGLIGLVAILFVLTTLLVVPQSTQLTQRRRRTLIGLRLIAATVLVLALLRPTHVVTLQQPAAATLAILLDGSRSMTLPAGGTKSRWQSQNEVWQRIAPMLDSGDPTLKTAVYEYSSDLSPLDPATGAVDAFLQAQPDGKQTDLAAALRDTITRAAGSPLAGIVLIGDGTQTADIDIGPQAVAQTLASLEVPLWTVPIGPSQDTSAARDVAIDGMPDQFSVFAKNLFQVTATLSAQGLDNRSIPLRLMLTNAQGETEEIAQREIVAQGGDDDQRIAIELPAPAPGNYRLDLIAEPQDGEILTDNNRQTAFLDVRDGGGRVLYLEGQPRPEQLFLRRSIAASADFELTFEWIERIGQGKNWPVDLGTAFDPDRYDIYILGDLDSQALGEKQLQALRQRIDEGAGLLTLGGFHSFDAGGYGSSPLADVLPVKTSPDRRQAFGQPPDRQLQIEGSVPIQITRPHPINQLVSGGPQQAAWDRLRPLKGANRLLGPKPIPGVEVLLESPSEEPLLVIGDFGNGRCAAFAGDSTWQWWRQGQREAHQRFWRQVLLWLMRRELASPDQIVLQMDRRRFAADIEVQFQASIGGEADDSPERKLTVQVIDADDKAIDVPATRGDAEPGAATVWTGKLPELADGMYRLRAVDTTAGSKIEPKELAFQVASIDRELSRPVADIAQMQQLAQVTSEIGGRSIPPDQIESLRELIAQNRQRSVSPVVQQWRLGDEPVSGWLTMLIFGGLLTSDWVLRKRWGMA, encoded by the coding sequence ATGAGCAGTTGGACGACGCAGCCGATTTTTGATTCGCTCGGGCTGATCGGCCTGGTGGCGATCCTCTTTGTGCTCACGACACTTCTTGTCGTTCCGCAATCGACTCAGCTGACACAGCGTCGGCGACGCACCCTGATCGGGCTGCGATTGATCGCCGCCACCGTCTTGGTCTTGGCACTTCTGCGGCCGACGCACGTCGTCACGCTCCAACAACCGGCGGCCGCAACGCTTGCGATTCTTCTGGACGGTTCACGCAGCATGACCCTTCCCGCCGGCGGCACTAAGTCGCGATGGCAATCGCAGAACGAAGTTTGGCAACGCATCGCGCCAATGCTCGACAGCGGCGACCCGACGCTAAAAACCGCCGTCTACGAATACTCCAGCGACCTCTCCCCGCTCGATCCGGCGACCGGCGCGGTCGATGCGTTTCTCCAGGCGCAGCCCGACGGAAAGCAGACCGATCTGGCGGCAGCCCTTCGCGACACGATCACCCGAGCCGCCGGCAGCCCGCTGGCCGGGATCGTCTTGATCGGCGACGGAACTCAAACGGCCGACATCGACATCGGCCCGCAAGCTGTGGCGCAGACGCTGGCCTCGCTGGAGGTGCCGCTGTGGACCGTCCCGATCGGCCCCAGCCAAGACACCTCCGCCGCCCGCGACGTCGCGATCGACGGGATGCCCGACCAGTTCAGCGTCTTCGCTAAGAACCTGTTCCAGGTCACGGCCACGCTCTCTGCCCAGGGACTCGACAACCGCTCGATTCCGCTGCGGTTGATGCTAACCAACGCTCAAGGCGAGACCGAGGAGATCGCCCAGCGGGAGATCGTCGCCCAGGGAGGCGATGACGACCAACGGATCGCAATCGAACTGCCCGCCCCCGCGCCGGGCAACTACCGGCTGGACCTGATCGCCGAACCGCAAGATGGCGAGATCCTGACCGACAACAACCGGCAAACCGCCTTCCTCGATGTTCGCGATGGCGGCGGCAGAGTCCTTTACCTGGAAGGGCAACCGCGCCCCGAACAGCTATTCCTGCGACGCAGCATCGCCGCTTCGGCTGATTTCGAGCTGACGTTCGAATGGATCGAGCGGATCGGCCAGGGCAAAAACTGGCCCGTCGATCTTGGGACTGCGTTTGATCCCGATCGCTACGACATCTACATCCTGGGCGATCTCGATTCCCAGGCGTTGGGAGAAAAGCAACTGCAAGCACTCCGCCAACGGATCGACGAAGGAGCGGGCTTGTTAACCCTGGGCGGCTTCCACAGCTTCGACGCCGGCGGTTACGGCAGCTCTCCCCTAGCCGACGTCCTTCCCGTAAAAACCTCTCCCGATCGCCGCCAAGCGTTTGGGCAACCGCCCGACCGCCAACTGCAGATCGAAGGTTCGGTGCCGATCCAGATCACCCGCCCCCACCCGATCAACCAACTGGTCTCCGGCGGCCCACAACAGGCCGCCTGGGATCGTCTGCGCCCACTCAAGGGAGCCAACCGCTTGCTGGGCCCCAAGCCGATCCCCGGGGTCGAGGTGCTGCTGGAGTCACCCTCCGAGGAGCCTCTGTTGGTGATCGGCGATTTCGGCAACGGCCGCTGCGCCGCCTTTGCCGGCGACAGCACTTGGCAATGGTGGCGACAAGGGCAGCGCGAGGCGCACCAGCGGTTCTGGCGACAGGTATTGCTATGGCTGATGCGGCGCGAACTCGCCTCCCCCGACCAGATCGTCTTGCAGATGGATCGCCGCCGATTCGCTGCAGATATCGAGGTGCAATTCCAGGCGAGTATCGGCGGCGAGGCGGACGATTCGCCGGAGCGAAAATTGACGGTCCAAGTGATCGACGCCGACGACAAAGCGATCGACGTGCCAGCGACAAGAGGCGACGCGGAACCGGGGGCGGCAACCGTCTGGACGGGCAAGCTGCCCGAACTGGCCGACGGGATGTATCGCTTGCGAGCTGTGGACACGACCGCTGGCAGCAAGATCGAGCCGAAAGAACTCGCCTTCCAAGTCGCGTCGATCGACCGCGAACTCAGCCGCCCGGTAGCCGATATCGCTCAGATGCAGCAACTGGCTCAGGTCACGTCGGAGATCGGCGGCCGATCGATCCCGCCCGACCAGATCGAATCGCTCCGCGAACTGATCGCCCAAAACCGCCAACGATCGGTCTCACCCGTCGTGCAACAATGGCGCCTGGGAGACGAACCGGTCAGCGGCTGGTTGACGATGCTGATCTTCGGCGGCCTACTGACCAGCGACTGGGTACTGCGGAAGCGTTGGGGCATGGCCTGA
- a CDS encoding carbonic anhydrase: MQKLIKGIHQFQRESFVPLQGLFEQLAKGQSPDTLFITCSDSRIDPTLLTRTPPGDLFILRNAGNIVPPHGAGGGEAATIEFAVAGLGVKDIIICGHSHCGAMKGILDPDQLVEMPAVAAWLSNADSTRRIMKENYSELEGDRLLSATVEENVLVQLENLRTLPSVAARLAKGDLHLHGWVYKIETGQVFAYDVVSSQFLKLTDCDPPVEPAVQHRKTNLI; encoded by the coding sequence GTGCAGAAGTTAATCAAAGGAATCCATCAATTTCAACGCGAGAGCTTCGTGCCGTTGCAGGGATTGTTTGAACAGCTGGCAAAGGGGCAGTCTCCCGATACCCTGTTCATCACCTGTTCCGATTCGCGGATCGATCCGACACTGTTGACGCGGACTCCGCCGGGCGATCTGTTCATCTTGCGAAACGCAGGGAATATCGTGCCACCGCACGGTGCTGGCGGGGGCGAAGCGGCAACGATCGAGTTCGCGGTTGCCGGGCTGGGTGTGAAAGATATTATCATCTGTGGCCATTCCCATTGCGGTGCGATGAAGGGCATACTCGATCCGGATCAGCTAGTCGAAATGCCTGCCGTTGCAGCTTGGTTGTCGAACGCTGACTCAACGCGGCGGATCATGAAAGAGAACTACAGCGAATTGGAAGGGGACCGGTTGTTGAGCGCGACTGTCGAGGAGAACGTTCTCGTTCAGTTGGAGAACCTGCGGACCCTCCCATCGGTCGCCGCGCGGCTTGCCAAGGGAGATCTTCATCTGCATGGTTGGGTCTACAAAATCGAGACGGGACAGGTGTTTGCCTATGATGTGGTCTCGTCACAGTTCCTGAAGCTGACCGATTGCGACCCGCCGGTCGAGCCCGCGGTGCAGCATCGCAAGACGAACTTGATCTAG
- the ltrA gene encoding group II intron reverse transcriptase/maturase encodes MKRTYYSLYDRLLDRRALARAFEKVRRAKGAPGIDGQAIDAFEADLLGELTRLVSELRSKTYRPSAVRRVSIPKPEGGQRHLGIPTVRDRVVQQALLDILQPIFDPDFHPSSYGYRPGRSCQQAVAKATMFIRRYGLDQVVDMDLSKCFDRLDHGLILSSIRRRVTDGSILNLIKMFLTSGVMNEGVWEATELGSPQGGVVSPLIANIYLDAFDQEMMRRGYRIVRYADDILILCRSKRSAAHAMSVAVEILEGDLKLTVNRDKTHLTSACEGVKFLGVVIGSMHTRIAAEKVAAFKAKVKVITRKNSPVNLEKVIADLNPVLRGWGSYFRMANCKGLYRELARWIRRRLRAKQLALWKKPTRLIRRLRQVGVRGDLQKMRMTAWRTSRSSYASMAISNGFLAELGLFDLTELETGGLPGLT; translated from the coding sequence ATGAAGCGAACCTACTACAGCCTCTACGACCGACTGCTTGATCGCCGAGCTTTGGCTCGCGCGTTCGAGAAAGTCCGACGTGCCAAGGGTGCACCTGGCATCGACGGGCAAGCGATCGATGCGTTTGAAGCTGATTTACTGGGGGAGCTGACGCGGTTGGTGAGCGAACTGCGGAGCAAGACTTACCGGCCCAGTGCGGTCCGCCGAGTTTCGATTCCGAAACCGGAAGGCGGCCAGCGGCATCTTGGCATCCCAACAGTTCGCGACCGAGTCGTCCAGCAAGCGTTGCTGGACATCCTGCAGCCGATCTTTGATCCTGACTTTCATCCATCAAGCTACGGTTACCGACCGGGCCGCAGTTGCCAACAGGCAGTCGCCAAAGCAACGATGTTCATCCGGCGATATGGTCTCGACCAAGTCGTCGATATGGATCTCTCGAAATGCTTTGACCGGTTGGATCACGGCTTGATTCTCTCGTCGATCCGTCGTCGGGTGACCGATGGCAGCATTTTGAATCTGATCAAAATGTTTTTGACCAGTGGAGTGATGAACGAAGGTGTCTGGGAGGCGACGGAGCTGGGCAGCCCGCAAGGCGGTGTTGTCAGTCCCCTGATCGCCAATATTTACCTGGATGCTTTCGACCAGGAGATGATGCGTCGTGGTTACCGAATCGTTCGGTATGCCGATGACATTCTGATCCTGTGTCGGAGCAAGCGATCGGCGGCTCATGCGATGAGCGTTGCAGTGGAGATTCTGGAAGGTGATTTGAAGTTGACCGTCAATCGCGATAAGACGCACCTGACTTCAGCCTGTGAGGGTGTGAAGTTCTTGGGCGTCGTGATCGGCAGCATGCACACCCGCATTGCTGCCGAGAAAGTCGCGGCCTTCAAGGCGAAGGTCAAAGTGATCACTCGCAAGAACAGCCCGGTGAACTTGGAGAAGGTCATTGCTGACCTGAATCCGGTGCTTCGCGGCTGGGGCAGCTACTTCCGGATGGCGAACTGCAAAGGTCTGTATCGCGAGTTGGCTAGATGGATTCGGCGACGATTACGGGCCAAGCAACTCGCGTTGTGGAAGAAACCGACGCGTCTGATTCGCCGCTTGCGGCAGGTCGGCGTACGTGGTGACCTCCAGAAGATGCGAATGACCGCGTGGCGTACGTCGCGTAGTTCTTACGCCAGTATGGCCATCAGCAATGGCTTCCTGGCGGAACTTGGCCTGTTTGACTTGACCGAATTGGAGACTGGAGGCCTTCCTGGATTAACCTAG
- a CDS encoding cytochrome c3 family protein, producing MNGAPVVSRSLFGWIAAGVALTLSLGCDAQSLESGPPANQVSAEVADVEPPRYAGSASCAACHQEIAERYSAHPMANSAGLADASMRVIEDFDPAKSEFSELGFGYRVERSADGEMIHQEQSPTESEVQYTQSFPVDFYVGSGERGRSYLIAKNDMLFQSPITWYSQAGRWDLSPGYHQNNRHFDRRVSGACVACHFGRPSPIEDAANRFQQPMFSEFAIGCENCHGAAADHVDWHNGKRAEGDQSSDPILAISKLEPAKQASICNQCHLVAADRVLREGKTAYDFRPGDNLEETWVCFVEPVSGRHDSQNAVSQVEQMRSSACFQKSTPQMQCTSCHDPHFSPTGAEAVSFYRQQCIACHNDASVQCSMPPAERLAVSKEDSCMQCHMPKALSSDVAHTSTTDHRVLRNYDQPPVADESAGTTDFLQAFDDAALRLPSETIDRALLEIAAKHCIAEHDQHSALLLTPKIEAHLAKHPDDLSMYLHAGSLYHLTRDSRRAQEKLEYVLQRRPQDELALKTLFMLAHESNSLRAGIRYGREYLKINPWDADVTGRLIHLLGQTEEFEAAVVLARGAVERFPADLQIQAWLDRAEAFLQKQNASQK from the coding sequence ATGAATGGAGCTCCCGTTGTTTCCCGGTCGCTGTTCGGATGGATTGCTGCCGGTGTCGCTTTGACGCTATCCCTTGGTTGCGATGCACAGTCGCTGGAGTCCGGTCCACCTGCGAACCAGGTGTCGGCTGAGGTTGCCGATGTGGAGCCGCCGCGGTATGCGGGGAGTGCCAGTTGCGCTGCGTGTCATCAAGAGATTGCCGAGCGGTATAGTGCTCATCCGATGGCGAATTCTGCTGGGCTTGCCGACGCATCGATGCGCGTGATCGAAGATTTTGATCCGGCAAAGAGTGAGTTTTCTGAGTTGGGGTTCGGTTATCGCGTAGAGCGATCTGCCGACGGAGAGATGATCCATCAGGAGCAATCGCCGACGGAAAGCGAGGTTCAGTACACTCAGTCATTCCCTGTCGATTTTTACGTTGGTTCGGGGGAGCGGGGCAGGTCTTATTTGATCGCGAAAAACGATATGCTCTTTCAGTCTCCGATAACTTGGTATTCGCAGGCTGGTCGCTGGGACTTGTCTCCGGGATACCATCAGAACAACCGACACTTCGATCGCCGCGTTTCGGGGGCTTGTGTGGCGTGTCATTTCGGGCGTCCCAGTCCGATCGAAGATGCTGCGAACCGATTTCAGCAGCCGATGTTTTCGGAGTTTGCTATCGGATGTGAAAACTGCCACGGCGCAGCGGCTGACCATGTCGATTGGCACAACGGAAAGCGAGCCGAGGGGGATCAGAGTAGCGACCCGATCCTTGCCATCTCGAAACTGGAGCCGGCGAAACAGGCGAGCATCTGCAACCAGTGCCACTTGGTCGCGGCGGATCGCGTTTTACGCGAGGGGAAGACCGCCTATGACTTTCGCCCGGGCGACAACTTGGAAGAGACTTGGGTTTGTTTTGTCGAGCCCGTCTCGGGACGTCACGACAGCCAGAACGCGGTTTCGCAGGTAGAGCAGATGCGTTCGAGTGCCTGTTTTCAAAAGAGCACGCCGCAGATGCAATGTACGTCGTGCCACGATCCGCATTTTTCGCCAACCGGAGCTGAGGCTGTCTCCTTTTATCGCCAGCAGTGTATCGCTTGTCATAACGATGCGTCGGTTCAGTGCAGCATGCCGCCGGCTGAACGGCTAGCGGTCAGCAAGGAGGATTCGTGCATGCAGTGCCATATGCCCAAAGCCTTGTCGTCCGACGTCGCGCACACCTCCACGACCGACCATCGCGTGTTAAGGAACTACGACCAGCCGCCGGTTGCCGATGAGTCGGCCGGTACAACCGATTTTCTGCAGGCATTTGACGATGCGGCGTTGCGGTTGCCCAGCGAAACGATCGATCGGGCGCTGCTGGAGATCGCGGCAAAGCATTGCATCGCAGAGCACGATCAGCACAGCGCGTTGTTGCTTACGCCAAAGATCGAGGCGCATCTCGCCAAGCATCCCGACGACCTTTCAATGTATTTGCATGCCGGCAGTTTGTATCATTTGACTCGCGACAGCAGACGAGCCCAGGAGAAGCTGGAGTATGTCCTTCAGCGTCGGCCACAGGATGAATTGGCGCTGAAGACGTTGTTTATGCTCGCTCACGAATCGAATTCGTTGCGTGCTGGAATTCGATACGGACGCGAGTATCTGAAAATCAATCCTTGGGATGCGGACGTTACGGGGCGGTTGATCCATTTGTTGGGGCAGACCGAAGAATTTGAAGCCGCAGTTGTGTTGGCACGCGGTGCCGTCGAGCGGTTTCCTGCAGACCTTCAGATTCAGGCTTGGTTGGATCGCGCCGAAGCTTTCCTTCAGAAGCAGAACGCTTCGCAAAAATAG
- a CDS encoding CRTAC1 family protein, giving the protein MSIRSSWVFGIWFGLLLGCDTSPREVDSPEREAVVAEPVVVDREPTASDRPERKPPKPQVAKQSIAFADIALASGLQFVFDTGARGDFLMPEATGGGAGWIDYDRDGQQDIFLVQGGDLLEPEAGDRLFRNASTSATTRFSDVTLAADIKHHGYGHGVAIADFDGDGFEDIYVTNIDENILLQNQGDGTFRDITEESGTGETCWSTSAAWGDLDGDGDLDLYVCNYLDYDVRSPFPCYSKSGKPAICNPSDLSAVENACFENLGDGRFRDRLVDWGLEAENSKSLGVVIADMNLDSRLDIYVANDVMPNLLFLANAEGGFREQGIAMGCAMSGAGLNQASMGIACEDYDNDGAPDLYVTHFSADSNTMYASLGNGFRDVTNRQGLHRPTLSLLGFGCSMQDFDCDGSMDLFVANGHVNFGAAGKMVPQLFSFDGKRWHETGGNIPCLSVPRLGRALAVGDVDRDGLPDLLMANQLDNVSLFSNRSEAGNWLSVDLIGSAANRRGLGARVVARFGDRQVARQLVSGSSYCTSHESRLFFGLGDWSEPCELTVHWPWSDQSTQVVVEPNRQVTIRQPAELAVHTTDRTP; this is encoded by the coding sequence ATGTCGATTCGAAGCTCATGGGTTTTCGGGATCTGGTTCGGGTTGCTGTTGGGCTGCGATACCAGTCCTCGCGAGGTGGATTCGCCCGAGCGGGAAGCTGTTGTTGCGGAGCCGGTTGTTGTTGATCGGGAGCCCACGGCAAGCGACCGCCCTGAGAGGAAGCCGCCCAAGCCGCAGGTAGCGAAACAGTCGATAGCGTTTGCCGATATTGCTTTGGCGAGCGGGCTGCAGTTTGTCTTTGACACCGGGGCGCGGGGTGATTTCTTGATGCCCGAAGCGACCGGCGGCGGCGCGGGGTGGATCGACTACGACCGCGATGGTCAACAGGATATCTTTCTGGTGCAGGGAGGCGACTTGTTGGAGCCGGAGGCGGGCGATCGGCTGTTCCGAAATGCCTCGACATCCGCCACTACGCGCTTCTCCGACGTGACTCTCGCTGCTGACATTAAGCATCACGGCTATGGGCACGGCGTCGCCATCGCCGACTTTGATGGGGATGGATTTGAAGACATCTACGTCACCAACATCGACGAAAACATCCTCTTGCAGAATCAAGGGGATGGTACGTTTCGCGATATCACCGAGGAATCGGGGACGGGGGAAACGTGTTGGAGCACGTCGGCGGCATGGGGCGATTTGGATGGTGACGGGGATCTGGATCTCTACGTCTGCAATTATTTGGACTACGACGTCCGCTCGCCCTTTCCTTGTTATTCCAAGTCGGGGAAGCCCGCGATCTGCAACCCGAGCGACTTGAGCGCCGTTGAGAACGCTTGCTTCGAAAATCTGGGAGATGGTCGGTTTCGCGATCGCTTGGTGGATTGGGGGCTGGAGGCTGAGAACAGCAAGTCGTTGGGAGTGGTTATCGCGGATATGAATCTCGACAGCCGTCTGGATATCTATGTCGCAAACGACGTGATGCCAAATCTGCTGTTTCTCGCCAATGCTGAGGGAGGCTTCCGCGAGCAGGGGATTGCGATGGGATGCGCCATGAGTGGTGCGGGGTTGAATCAAGCGAGCATGGGAATTGCATGTGAAGATTATGACAACGACGGTGCGCCCGACCTCTATGTGACTCACTTCTCTGCCGATTCCAACACGATGTATGCCAGTCTGGGGAACGGTTTTCGCGACGTTACGAACCGGCAGGGATTGCATCGTCCGACGCTCAGCCTGCTTGGTTTTGGATGTAGCATGCAGGACTTCGATTGCGATGGATCGATGGATCTGTTTGTTGCCAATGGGCACGTTAATTTTGGGGCGGCGGGGAAGATGGTGCCTCAGCTGTTTTCGTTCGATGGCAAGCGATGGCATGAGACCGGCGGAAACATTCCCTGTCTCTCAGTGCCACGCCTTGGGCGAGCGTTGGCGGTGGGCGATGTCGATCGCGATGGTTTACCCGACCTTTTGATGGCGAACCAGTTGGACAACGTTTCGCTGTTCAGCAACCGCAGCGAAGCGGGGAATTGGTTGTCGGTCGATCTGATTGGATCGGCAGCCAATCGCCGTGGGCTGGGGGCACGCGTCGTGGCGCGGTTTGGAGATCGGCAGGTCGCGCGTCAACTGGTGTCGGGTTCCAGTTACTGCACGTCGCACGAATCTCGTCTATTCTTTGGGCTCGGAGATTGGAGCGAGCCGTGCGAGCTGACTGTCCATTGGCCGTGGTCGGATCAATCGACGCAAGTTGTTGTAGAACCGAACCGACAGGTTACGATTCGCCAGCCCGCTGAATTGGCTGTGCACACCACCGACAGGACACCATAG